In the genome of Eschrichtius robustus isolate mEscRob2 chromosome 2, mEscRob2.pri, whole genome shotgun sequence, the window AGacacatggggacttccctggtagtccagcagtgaagactctgtgctcccaatgcagggggccccggttccatccctggtcagggaactagctcTCACATGCttcaactaagagcccgcatgccgcaactaaaaagatcccatgtgctgcaactaagacccggtacagccaaataaataaataaataaagagagaaagaaagagctagACACATGGAAGGCTGTCAGTGACTGTAGTTTCCCTCAGACTTCGTTGTCTCCTCAGCTGTTCACAACACAGAGTGAGTGATGAGAGCATCTCCATTTCATAAGTAAGGAGAACCTGTCCTGGAGAGTTAGTGACTTGCCCAACTCCTTGTCCCCCACCTCTGGGATTCAGTTCTGTCCGTACATTTGCTTCCTGAGTGACCCTTGAGGGGATGAGATACCGGGGAGGGCAGGTGGGCATACCTGTTGATAGCGTGCACTGGAGGGGGTGGTGCGCCAGCCAGGCGGGCACAAGCATAGTAATCTCCGATGGACTCAATGATGCCTGCTAATGTGGCACTAAACATTCCCAGGACAGCAGCCGCAGTCACTGTGGGAAGCCCCCACTGACCTGTATCAACAGGGAGATGGGAGGATGGATGCAATGAGTGTTCCTAGGTGGGTCAGGGAGTGGACTAGGCAGTACTTGGGTGGAGCAGGGGAAGGGGTAAAGAGATCTCAAGCTGGGGTGGGAGCTATACAGTTGTGGGAGCTTATTTGGGGTCACTTAGAGTCATAAAGCTGGAGTGAGACTTTGAGTACACCACCACTCTGCCTGGCACACTATAAATGTGCAGCTAATACTTGTTATGTCATCAGCTGGACTGGGGTCACCAGGGGCCTCACTGATGGTCTCAGTTGGAGGCAGAGGGGCCCAGATGGGGTTGCTCACAGGGGTAGGGGATGCGGATCCAGGGAGCAATAGCCACGATGTCGCCTCGGGCATCTGTTCGTGCCTGGAAGCCATAGGCTGTGGGGTCTGAGGGCAGCACGTCCGTCAGGGTCAGTATATAGCAGAGCAGCCACACGGTCATGATGGCTAGCACGAtctgaagtggggggggggggtgagggttGCACTGAGGGCCCAGGAGGTCTTGGCCCAGGCTAACCAGCTCCTACCTTAGCCCTAGCCCCAGCCCGAGCCTGTGCCCCAGCCCCAGCTCAGACCCCGGCCCCCATCCCTGGCTAGGacctcatctctgcctctagCTCCCCTGCTGCCCCCGCCCTTTCCCCTGCCCTTGGCCCTGGACATAGGTCCAGCCCCTGCCCTAGCCCCAGCCCGAACCGCCTGTCAGCTCCTCACGGGAAACATCTTGAAGATCTGGATGCGGAAGAGAGTGAGGCCCTTTCCCCAGCAGTAGACAGGCAGCAAGAAGGTGAGATTTCGCAGGTACTGGGAGAAGAGGACAATCAGGAGAATGGAGCTGGGGACAGAAGCACAAAGAGAAAATGGCTGGTAGGCCGGGCAGGGGGCAAGAGCCAAGGCTAAGGGGGCAGGACACGAAGGGGTTGAGGGACTGGGGCTGGGCAAGGATCAGACCTGGTGCCCACTCACCAAGCTGAGATACCCCAGTGGGAGCCAGCTCGGTCACCAGCAGCTTGGAAGACAGAGAGACCAATGAGGGAGACAGTGGGGGTGACTGTAAGAGGCCCGATGTAACTGAGCAGGGCCCCAGGCAGCCCCATCAGCCCAATCACCACCTCCACCATACTGGACACCATGATTGCACCCTGGACCTGGAAAAGCAAAGATCAGCTATAAGTCACTATGTAGAAGCCATGACctctatgttaaaaaaaaggtcCTGGACCACGTCCTCATATCCCCCAATTCAGCAGTGGCCTTCCCTCCCAGCTAGTCCCACCCTCAAGTCCAGCTCTCTTCTAGCCCACGTGCACACCCACCTCTCGTATCCGTGGGTGCCAAATATGAGAGGTATCCAGGGGCAGACTCCAGTTACCGTAGATCTCCTCTGGGGGTGTagacaggaacacacacacacacgcacgcacagggaacagagacagagagaaagtaaAGATGCTGCCCTGAAGGCACCTTGGGGTATGGACATGGAGCAGTCGCCCAGACCTCTGGGCTCCTGGGGCTCCCCTCTCCAGTGCAGTCCCCAGAAATGTGCCCACCTTCTGGAGGGCATTTCCATCTATCCAGGGCCAGGATGGCTTTGGCTGGGACCAGAAATGCAAAGGCGCTGGCCTGGAACAGCGGCAGCCTGGAAAGAGAGGCACAGAGCAGCAGGGACAGGGTaggaggtggggaggcaggaTCACAGAGacaggggagatggggagggaggggcacagagCGAGGCACAGGGAGAATCACACAcagggacagagacacagaggaacAAAGTCAAGGGCAGAACAGAGGGAAGTCACTGAGGCCCCAGGCAGGACTCTGTAATATTTTGGGGgcctaagaaagaaaacaaatggagCCCCTGGCTCACAACCTGATCCCTTTCCTTCTCAGCACCAGCTCCTGCACTGTGAGGGGACACGTGCACGGAAGTGGACTGCTCAGCTCCTGCATGCAAGCTCCACTCACAACCTTCCTTCATCTTCCCACCATACAAATGACCATCCTTAGGCCACCCAGACCTAGGACTGTGCACGCGGGGGCAGGGGGCCCCCAGGAGGACGGACCACTGAAGAGGCCCACACAAGCCCTGGCAGCAGGGGAGTGAGAGGTCCCAATTACCCAGAGTAAGGCTtaacggaggagagcccagctaGGGCACGTTCCCTTTCCTTGAGGAACACCAGGGGTCCAGGGTGGGACCCCAGCTGCCTGGCTCTAAGGCTGgtctggaagcagaagcagcaggTAGGGACAGACAGCAGCTTTTCTTGTCCCACAAGAGTCCTCTGAGACTGCTCCTGCTGTGTGGATCACTGCGTGTGTGTCTacgtggggtggggtaggggtgggagtggggcagcTCACCGGATGCCCAGTGTGGTCTGGATGAGGGTGGTGATGCCCACACAGGTGAAGATGGTGCCAATGAGCTGGCTGACCATGTACTGGTCACGGCCCACACACAGCGCCTCAGCCAGGAGGAAGGGCACAGCGATGGTGCCACTGAAGCAGGTCAGGTAATGCTAGGGGTGTGGGGAGAGTGCATGAGGCAGGGCCCACGGAGCTCACAGGGAGGCAGGGGAACCCTCACAGTCCTCATGCCTGCCTCAGTGGGCCTGAGCCCGTGCCGCCCCTGCCAGTGTGCCCACCCAGGACTGATACTCCCATAAGGCATTCCCAC includes:
- the SLC23A1 gene encoding solute carrier family 23 member 1 isoform X2, which translates into the protein MRAQEDPEGQTQHESLGSAGTSTKDPPTALCKEPKSDMLYKIEDVPPWYLCVLLGFQHYLTCFSGTIAVPFLLAEALCVGRDQYMVSQLIGTIFTCVGITTLIQTTLGIRLPLFQASAFAFLVPAKAILALDRWKCPPEEEIYGNWSLPLDTSHIWHPRIREVQGAIMVSSMVEVVIGLMGLPGALLSYIGPLTVTPTVSLIGLSVFQAAGDRAGSHWGISACSILLIVLFSQYLRNLTFLLPVYCWGKGLTLFRIQIFKMFPIVLAIMTVWLLCYILTLTDVLPSDPTAYGFQARTDARGDIVAIAPWIRIPYPCQWGLPTVTAAAVLGMFSATLAGIIESIGDYYACARLAGAPPPPVHAINRGIFTEGICCIIAGLLGTGNGSTSSSPNIGVLGITKVGSRRVVQYGAGIMLVLGTIGKFTALFASLPDPILGGMFCTLFGMITAVGLSNLQFVDMNSSRNLFVLGFSMFFGLTLPNYLDSNPDAINTGIPEVDQILTVLLTTEMFVGGCLAFILDNTVPGSPEERGLIQWKAGAHANSEMSTSLKSYDFPFGMSMVKRIAFLKYIPICPVFKGFSSRSKDQLPVPEDTPQNTEAGSVCTKV
- the SLC23A1 gene encoding solute carrier family 23 member 1 isoform X3, giving the protein MRAQEDPEGQTQHESLGSAGTSTKDPPTALCKEPKSDMLYKIEDVPPWYLCVLLGFQHYLTCFSGTIAVPFLLAEALCVGRDQYMVSQLIGTIFTCVGITTLIQTTLGIRLPLFQASAFAFLVPAKAILALDRWKCPPEEEIYGNWSLPLDTSHIWHPRIREVQGAIMVSSMVEVVIGLMGLPGALLSYIGPLTVTPTVSLIGLSVFQAAGDRAGSHWGISACSILLIVLFSQYLRNLTFLLPVYCWGKGLTLFRIQIFKMFPIVLAIMTVWLLCYILTLTDVLPSDPTAYGFQARTDARGDIVAIAPWIRIPYPCQWGLPTVTAAAVLGMFSATLAGIIESIGDYYACARLAGAPPPPVHAINRGIFTEGICCIIAGLLGTGNGSTSSSPNIGVLGITKPHPLAHWQVGSRRVVQYGAGIMLVLGTIGKFTALFASLPDPILGGMFCTLFGMITAVGLSNLQFVDMNSSRNLFVLGFSMFFGLTLPNYLDSNPDAINTGSPEERGLIQWKAGAHANSEMSTSLKSYDFPFGMSMVKRIAFLKYIPICPVFKGFSSRSKDQLPVPEDTPQNTEAGSVCTKV
- the SLC23A1 gene encoding solute carrier family 23 member 1 isoform X1, which produces MRAQEDPEGQTQHESLGSAGTSTKDPPTALCKEPKSDMLYKIEDVPPWYLCVLLGFQHYLTCFSGTIAVPFLLAEALCVGRDQYMVSQLIGTIFTCVGITTLIQTTLGIRLPLFQASAFAFLVPAKAILALDRWKCPPEEEIYGNWSLPLDTSHIWHPRIREVQGAIMVSSMVEVVIGLMGLPGALLSYIGPLTVTPTVSLIGLSVFQAAGDRAGSHWGISACSILLIVLFSQYLRNLTFLLPVYCWGKGLTLFRIQIFKMFPIVLAIMTVWLLCYILTLTDVLPSDPTAYGFQARTDARGDIVAIAPWIRIPYPCQWGLPTVTAAAVLGMFSATLAGIIESIGDYYACARLAGAPPPPVHAINRGIFTEGICCIIAGLLGTGNGSTSSSPNIGVLGITKPHPLAHWQVGSRRVVQYGAGIMLVLGTIGKFTALFASLPDPILGGMFCTLFGMITAVGLSNLQFVDMNSSRNLFVLGFSMFFGLTLPNYLDSNPDAINTGIPEVDQILTVLLTTEMFVGGCLAFILDNTVPGSPEERGLIQWKAGAHANSEMSTSLKSYDFPFGMSMVKRIAFLKYIPICPVFKGFSSRSKDQLPVPEDTPQNTEAGSVCTKV